In the Armatimonadota bacterium genome, CGCTCTACCTGCGGGGACTCCCCGAGGTGCTGGTGCGGGAAGCGAAGGCCACGGCGGCGCGACGCGGGGTGACGCTGACGGCCCTGGTGGCCGAGGCGCTCCAGCAGGTGGTGGGCGTGACGGTCCCGCTACCCGGCCCGCGAAGGGCCGGCCGGGCGCGACCGCGGGCCACCGGGCGTCCCGGACCGACGCCCCGCAGTGCCGAGGTCAGGGAGGCCACGGCGGCCGGCACGGCGGCTACGGCGAGCGCGGCTCCCGACGCCGCAAAGCACCTGGCCGAGAGCATGCGCTGGTTCGAGGTGAACCGCGCGCGCCTGGTCCGGCGCTACCGCAACCAGTACGTGGCCATCGACCGCGGTCGGGTGATCGACCACGACCGTGACTTCGACGCGCTGGCGCGCCGGGTGTTCGCGCGGCTGGGATCACGGCCGGTCTTCATGCCGAAGGTAACGGCCGAGGAGCGGGTAGTGTCCCTCCCTTCGCCCTGGCTGGTCCCAGGGTAGCCGGTGCAGCGCCCTGGACGATGAACCGCCCGTCTGCGCCCTCGACGACCGCGCCCGGGCAGGTCCAGCCATAGCCGTGGTGGCGTCCTCCCGGCGATCCCGACGGCGCAGTCCCACGGTGCATGCCTTCCCCTACGATGCGCGACGCGACCCACCGGCCCCCGTGCTCCCGGTGCGCCTCGGACCGCCCCGCGCCGAGCCGGCGACCGCCGTGGCGGCGCTCGTGGACAGCGGCGCCGACGTCACCGTCCTCCCGGACGGCCTGCCCCAGGCGCTCCGCCTGCCTCAGGTGGGCGAGGTGACGGTACGTGGCGTGGCGGGGACGGCTCGTGTGCCGGTCTTCGCTGCGGAAGTGGAAGTGGCCGGTGGGCGACGGATCGCTGAGGTGGTGGGAGTGGGCGGAGAGGTGCTCCTGGGGCGCGATCTGCTCAACCAGTGGGTCGTGACGCTCGACGGCCCCCGACGCTCGCTGCAGGTGGCGGTCGGGCTCGTGCGGGATTAGGTCTGGGCTCGAGTGGCCCGGGCAGGTAAACCATATCCATCCGAAGCCCGCCCCCACGCACCACGTCGGTTGCCCCTTGATACGGCTCGATTCGCCCGCTAGCACGAGATCTTTTTCGGCGTATGAGGCACGATCGCGATTCACCCCGTCACGCCCGAGCGCTGGCCTGACCTGGAGCGGTTCTTCGGCCTCGGCGACGACTGACACCTCGGACGCGGTGGTCTACTCCCACCGGAACCGCGACCTCGCCAGGAGGAAGGCCGCCACACCCCACCCCGTCAGGTAGAGCAGCCCCGGAAGGTAGGGGCCGAGCGCGTCGCCGCGGGCGGCCACGCCGCGCATCGCCTCGACGAGCGGCGCAAGCGGCAGCGCGCTGATGAGCGGCTGCACCGCCGCCGGCATGAACTCCCGCGGCCAGAAGACCCCCGCGAGGAACATCATGGGAAAGCCGAGCAGGCTGCCCAGCAGGTTGGCGGCTTCGGGCGTGCGCGAGACCGTGGAGACCGCAAGCCCCATTCCCACGAAGACCAGCGTTCCCCACACCGCCAGGCCCGCGAGCGCGAACAGGCTGCCGGCGATCACGACCCGGAAGAGCCCCACCGCCACCAGCGCGATCACCGCCAGCTGCACTAGGTTGGTGGCGGCGTAGCGGGCCACCAGGCCGCCGAGGAAGAGGCCAGGGTGCACCGGCGTCGCCAGCACCCGCTTGAGCACGAGACGCTGCCGGTACTCGGTCACCACCCAGCTCGTCCCCTGCAGGCCGGAATTCATGACGGTCATGGCGAGGATGCCCGGGAGAAGGAAGTCGATGAAGCGCATGCGCCGCGCGCCGGCCACCGGCGCGGTCTCCAGGCGCAGGATCGGCGCCGCCCCAAAAAGGCGCAGGTTGGCCTCGGCCACGAAGCGTTCCAGGATAAGGAGCGCCGTGCGCGCGTCCTGCAGGCGGGCCTGGTCGACGTAGACGCGGATGGTGCCGGTCCGGTGGGCCTGGGCGGGTGCCAGGGGCGAGGCCCTCGGGGAGGCCGTTGCCGACCCGGACGCCGCATCCGGCGGGACGATGACGAGGACTCGCCGCCCGCGCCGGAGCGCCTGGAGCGCCGAGGCCTCGTCGGGTTCGTCCACCACCCGCAGCACTGGCACCTCGGCCAGTCCCTGGCGCAGCCCCTCGGCCACAGGGCCCGGGCCGCGCACGAGGCCGACCGTGAACGTGACGCTCTCCCCGCGGCCGAACGCGACCCCGATGAGGCTCATTAACATGAGGGGAAACAGCAGCCCCCAGAAGACGCTGGTGCGGTCGCGGAAGTAGTGCTTGAAGAAGAAGAGGACGGTCAGGCCGAAGGCACGCATCGCTGTCCCCTCATTCGCGCAGGCTCCGGCCCGTCAGGTGCAGGAAGACGTCCTCCAGCGTGGCCTCCTCCACGCGCAGTTGGGTGAAACGCAGCGTCCCCGTGCGGAGGAGCGCCAGCACCGCCTGCACGGTCTCG is a window encoding:
- a CDS encoding DUF5678 domain-containing protein; its protein translation is MARGTTLYLRGLPEVLVREAKATAARRGVTLTALVAEALQQVVGVTVPLPGPRRAGRARPRATGRPGPTPRSAEVREATAAGTAATASAAPDAAKHLAESMRWFEVNRARLVRRYRNQYVAIDRGRVIDHDRDFDALARRVFARLGSRPVFMPKVTAEERVVSLPSPWLVPG
- a CDS encoding ABC transporter permease, which produces MRAFGLTVLFFFKHYFRDRTSVFWGLLFPLMLMSLIGVAFGRGESVTFTVGLVRGPGPVAEGLRQGLAEVPVLRVVDEPDEASALQALRRGRRVLVIVPPDAASGSATASPRASPLAPAQAHRTGTIRVYVDQARLQDARTALLILERFVAEANLRLFGAAPILRLETAPVAGARRMRFIDFLLPGILAMTVMNSGLQGTSWVVTEYRQRLVLKRVLATPVHPGLFLGGLVARYAATNLVQLAVIALVAVGLFRVVIAGSLFALAGLAVWGTLVFVGMGLAVSTVSRTPEAANLLGSLLGFPMMFLAGVFWPREFMPAAVQPLISALPLAPLVEAMRGVAARGDALGPYLPGLLYLTGWGVAAFLLARSRFRWE